One Streptomyces sp. B21-105 genomic region harbors:
- a CDS encoding helix-turn-helix domain-containing protein has product MSHQTPNRARVIPLRPPAERPGTAPAVPAPASAPGTAPRPTPREPLLRDLVGDVLRRERQAQQRTLKDVADEARISMPYLSEVERGRKEASSEVLAAAAQALGLSLGDLLARTQGELVRLAGRHPARSRTTTASAYDGLCLAA; this is encoded by the coding sequence GTGAGCCATCAGACGCCGAACCGAGCCCGCGTGATCCCGCTGCGCCCGCCTGCCGAGCGCCCGGGCACCGCCCCCGCCGTCCCCGCGCCCGCCTCGGCGCCCGGAACCGCCCCTCGACCGACGCCGCGCGAACCCCTGTTGCGCGACCTCGTCGGAGACGTCCTGCGCCGGGAACGCCAGGCGCAGCAGCGCACGCTCAAGGACGTGGCCGACGAGGCGCGCATCTCCATGCCGTACCTCTCGGAGGTGGAGCGGGGCCGCAAGGAGGCCTCCTCGGAGGTCCTCGCGGCCGCCGCCCAGGCCCTCGGTCTCAGCCTCGGCGACCTCCTGGCCCGCACCCAGGGAGAGCTGGTCCGGCTCGCCGGCCGGCACCCCGCGCGGAGCCGGACGACGACCGCTTCCGCGTACGACGGCCTCTGCCTCGCCGCCTGA
- a CDS encoding RNA polymerase sigma factor SigF, with protein sequence MQTAAVRSEADIVENTAGAAGPQENAPLPGIEAPRSVAPRDARELSRQFFRRLAVLEEGTPDYQYARNTLIEMNMSLVRFAAGRFRGRGDDMEDIVQTGMIGLIKAIDRFEVARAVEFTSFALPYIVGEIKRFFRDTTWAVHVPRRLQELRVELAKARDELSSRLDREPTVAELATLMNLSPEQVVEAQIASNGYNSSSLDAALTGDGPEQGESVLADFIGVEEDRLRLVDDFHSLAPLMAGLSERDRRIIHLRFVEEATQAEIGERLGCSQMHVSRLIKRIIGRLREGMLGELGCA encoded by the coding sequence ATGCAGACCGCCGCTGTCCGGTCGGAGGCCGACATCGTCGAGAACACCGCAGGAGCCGCCGGACCTCAGGAAAACGCGCCGCTGCCCGGCATCGAGGCGCCACGGAGTGTGGCTCCGCGTGACGCGCGCGAGCTGTCCCGCCAGTTCTTCCGGCGGCTCGCCGTTCTCGAGGAGGGCACGCCCGACTACCAGTACGCGCGCAACACGCTGATCGAGATGAACATGTCCCTGGTGCGTTTCGCGGCGGGCCGGTTCCGCGGCCGCGGGGACGACATGGAGGACATCGTCCAGACCGGGATGATCGGCCTGATCAAGGCCATCGACCGGTTCGAGGTCGCGCGCGCGGTCGAGTTCACGTCGTTCGCGCTTCCGTACATCGTCGGCGAGATCAAGCGGTTCTTCCGGGACACGACGTGGGCCGTGCACGTCCCGCGGCGGCTCCAGGAGTTGCGCGTCGAGCTGGCCAAGGCGCGTGACGAACTCTCCAGCCGGCTGGACCGCGAGCCGACGGTGGCGGAGCTGGCCACGCTGATGAACCTCTCGCCGGAACAGGTGGTCGAGGCGCAGATCGCCTCCAACGGCTACAACTCCTCCTCGCTCGACGCCGCGCTCACCGGTGACGGCCCGGAGCAGGGCGAGTCGGTCCTCGCGGACTTCATCGGCGTGGAGGAGGACAGGCTGCGGCTCGTCGACGACTTCCATTCTCTCGCCCCGCTCATGGCCGGGCTCAGCGAGCGCGACCGGCGGATCATCCACCTGCGGTTCGTGGAGGAGGCCACCCAGGCGGAGATCGGCGAGCGGCTCGGCTGCTCCCAGATGCACGTCTCCCGCCTCATCAAGCGGATCATCGGCCGGCTGCGCGAGGGCATGCTGGGCGAACTGGGCTGCGCCTGA
- a CDS encoding ATP-binding protein, producing MIEHLDGAVIPTGFDVPVEPLRRAAHYTGDPGCIAEARAFAAHFVDQLRTEWCATVGERVCGEVMLVVSELVTNADRHSNGPYILELEGTEASVTVSVYDSSDALPMRYPKDPERVGRHGLEIVHAVAAQVTAERVPVGKRVRAVLDFGPPTR from the coding sequence ATGATCGAGCACCTGGACGGGGCAGTGATACCGACTGGCTTCGACGTACCCGTGGAACCGCTACGGCGGGCGGCGCACTACACCGGCGACCCGGGCTGCATAGCCGAGGCCCGTGCCTTCGCAGCCCATTTCGTCGACCAGCTCAGGACCGAGTGGTGCGCGACCGTGGGCGAACGCGTGTGCGGCGAGGTGATGCTGGTGGTCAGCGAGCTGGTCACCAACGCCGACCGGCACAGCAACGGGCCGTACATCCTGGAGCTGGAGGGCACCGAGGCCTCCGTCACCGTGAGCGTCTACGACAGCAGTGACGCCCTGCCCATGCGCTACCCCAAGGACCCCGAACGCGTCGGCCGGCACGGTCTGGAGATCGTGCACGCGGTGGCGGCGCAGGTCACCGCCGAGCGGGTGCCGGTCGGCAAGCGGGTCCGCGCCGTGCTCGACTTCGGGCCGCCGACCCGATAG
- a CDS encoding DUF6777 domain-containing protein: protein MSVEPPSSGRPSEPPTEPSGRPTGPPSGPLSAGSSQPPQGPPTPPPGGDFDAGGGPPPRRPWWKSAPRIALITVAVVAATALALVLTLPGGGTSDQAGEVFMQPAGEVGPDPVTKTSTTRASVPPATVAPSGSAPAGNTVPAVRGGEPGLYGGTRHVASCDVEQQIKALQQAPDKNKAFASVARVEPSEVPAYLRSLTSVQLRLDTRVTNHGYRDGGATTYQAVLQAGTAVLVDRHGVPRVRCACGNPLTPPVAQQSGYRRTGRSWPAYSPATTVTVMPSATVIKEFVLYDPDDSHHWFARRPGDDGGKDRPTRAPAHKTPSIIVAPPSSLTSPASPPCESPSTGDATGARPPGCVLPPSSGSSTEAPSSKPPSSEPPSSKPPSSESPPPEPPSSPPPSSEPPPPPPSSPDSVSELSSAPGSSLSSLSSLPRSQ from the coding sequence GTGAGCGTCGAACCGCCGTCGTCCGGCCGTCCCTCGGAACCGCCCACGGAACCGTCCGGGCGGCCGACCGGCCCGCCCTCCGGTCCGCTGTCCGCGGGTTCCTCGCAGCCGCCCCAGGGCCCGCCCACCCCGCCGCCGGGCGGCGACTTCGACGCGGGCGGCGGGCCGCCACCGCGCAGGCCGTGGTGGAAGTCCGCGCCCCGGATCGCGCTGATCACCGTCGCCGTCGTGGCCGCCACCGCCCTCGCCCTCGTGCTGACCCTGCCCGGCGGCGGCACGTCCGACCAGGCCGGCGAGGTGTTCATGCAGCCGGCCGGCGAGGTCGGCCCGGACCCCGTCACCAAGACGTCCACGACGAGGGCGTCCGTACCGCCCGCCACGGTCGCCCCCTCGGGCTCGGCCCCGGCCGGGAACACCGTGCCCGCCGTCCGCGGCGGCGAGCCCGGACTGTACGGCGGCACCCGCCACGTCGCCAGCTGCGACGTGGAGCAGCAGATCAAGGCCCTCCAGCAGGCGCCCGACAAGAACAAGGCGTTCGCCTCGGTGGCCAGGGTCGAGCCGTCCGAGGTCCCCGCCTACCTGCGTTCGCTCACCTCGGTGCAGCTGCGCCTGGACACCCGCGTCACGAACCACGGTTACCGCGACGGCGGCGCCACCACCTACCAGGCCGTGCTGCAGGCCGGCACCGCCGTCCTGGTCGACCGGCACGGAGTGCCCCGGGTGCGCTGCGCCTGCGGCAACCCGCTGACCCCGCCCGTCGCCCAGCAGAGCGGGTACCGGCGGACGGGCCGGTCATGGCCGGCGTACAGCCCCGCGACCACCGTCACGGTCATGCCCTCGGCGACCGTGATCAAGGAGTTCGTCCTCTACGACCCCGACGACTCCCACCACTGGTTCGCCCGTCGGCCGGGCGACGACGGGGGCAAGGACCGGCCCACACGTGCTCCTGCGCACAAGACGCCGTCCATCATCGTCGCCCCGCCGAGCTCCCTGACCAGCCCCGCGTCCCCGCCGTGCGAGTCGCCGTCGACCGGTGACGCGACCGGCGCCCGCCCGCCGGGATGCGTCCTGCCGCCGTCGTCCGGCTCGTCCACCGAGGCGCCGTCCTCGAAGCCGCCGTCCTCCGAACCCCCGAGCTCGAAGCCGCCGTCCTCCGAGTCGCCGCCTCCCGAACCGCCGTCCTCGCCGCCGCCGTCCTCCGAACCACCGCCGCCGCCCCCCTCGTCGCCGGACTCGGTGTCCGAGCTGTCGAGCGCCCCCGGCAGCTCACTCTCCTCGCTGTCCTCGCTGCCCCGGTCCCAGTAG